Proteins encoded within one genomic window of Gloeobacter kilaueensis JS1:
- the cobA gene encoding uroporphyrinogen-III C-methyltransferase → MLPSSPPSSAKVYLVGAGPGDPGLLTVRAKALIEHCDAVVYDALVSPEVLALLPERAEQLYAGKRTGRHSLSQEQIIDALIDLSHRHAAVVRLKGGDPFIFGRGGEEMAALQKAGIAVEVVPGITAGIAAPAFAGIPLTHRDYSASVAFVTGHEAIETYRPEIRWGELAGAAETLVIYMGVLQIEAIAQKVLASGRSPSTPVALIRWGTTPRQQVLTATLATVVERVRGTHFEPPAVIVIGEVARWAKPD, encoded by the coding sequence TTGCTTCCGTCCTCGCCCCCGTCTAGCGCCAAAGTCTATCTCGTCGGTGCCGGTCCGGGCGATCCGGGCCTGCTCACGGTGCGGGCCAAAGCGCTCATCGAGCACTGCGACGCGGTGGTCTACGACGCGCTGGTGAGCCCGGAAGTGCTGGCACTTTTGCCTGAGCGCGCCGAGCAGCTCTACGCGGGCAAGCGCACCGGTCGCCACTCGCTCTCGCAAGAGCAGATCATCGACGCCCTCATCGATCTCAGCCACCGCCACGCAGCGGTGGTCCGCCTCAAAGGCGGCGACCCGTTCATCTTTGGCCGGGGCGGCGAGGAGATGGCGGCCCTCCAAAAAGCGGGGATCGCCGTCGAAGTCGTCCCCGGCATCACCGCCGGGATCGCCGCTCCCGCCTTCGCTGGTATTCCGCTTACCCACCGCGACTACAGCGCTTCGGTGGCCTTTGTCACAGGCCACGAAGCGATCGAGACCTACCGGCCTGAGATCCGCTGGGGGGAACTGGCCGGGGCCGCCGAGACGCTGGTTATCTATATGGGTGTGCTTCAGATCGAAGCGATTGCCCAGAAAGTCCTCGCCTCGGGGCGCTCTCCATCTACCCCGGTCGCCCTCATCCGCTGGGGCACCACTCCCCGCCAGCAGGTGCTCACCGCCACCCTGGCCACCGTCGTCGAGCGGGTGCGGGGCACCCACTTCGAGCCGCCCGCCGTGATCGTGATTGGCGAAGTCGCCCGCTGGGCAAAACCAGATTAG
- a CDS encoding sirohydrochlorin chelatase — protein MNVSTSASVTVFLCGHGSSDQRSQRAFASLVERFRRYSHFRIVSGTLEYAERLLDEQIAIEAVPGERFVLLPLFLAPGMHVEEDLGEALERARRSHPQVRFLRTPSLGEHEWMETLLSERARQWPGKIDEHTAVVILAHGSRREEANRLVQDMADGVWENLGGPLVTAAFWKVQPDLRSTLRELSHSSIRRVLLLPYFLFEGSLTDRVAWEVERLAGEFTKLDLQLDTVLGPDNRLLPLMQDLVESSLASVLAPV, from the coding sequence ATGAATGTTTCAACCTCTGCTTCGGTGACAGTTTTTTTGTGCGGACACGGCAGTTCCGACCAGCGATCCCAGCGCGCCTTCGCTTCGTTAGTCGAGCGCTTTCGACGCTACTCTCATTTTCGCATCGTCTCAGGGACGCTGGAGTACGCCGAGCGGCTGCTCGACGAGCAGATCGCCATCGAGGCGGTGCCGGGAGAGCGCTTTGTGCTGCTGCCGCTGTTTCTCGCACCAGGAATGCACGTCGAGGAAGACCTCGGCGAGGCGCTGGAGCGTGCCCGCCGCAGTCATCCCCAGGTGCGTTTTTTGCGCACGCCGTCGCTGGGCGAGCACGAGTGGATGGAGACGCTTTTAAGCGAGCGCGCCCGCCAGTGGCCGGGCAAGATCGACGAGCACACGGCGGTGGTGATCCTCGCCCACGGTAGCCGGCGCGAGGAGGCGAACCGCCTGGTGCAGGATATGGCCGACGGCGTCTGGGAAAATCTGGGTGGCCCCCTCGTCACCGCCGCCTTCTGGAAAGTCCAGCCCGACCTGCGCTCGACCCTGCGCGAACTCAGCCACTCCTCGATCCGCCGCGTGTTGCTTCTGCCGTACTTCTTATTTGAAGGCAGTCTCACCGACCGGGTTGCCTGGGAAGTCGAGCGGCTCGCAGGCGAATTCACCAAACTCGACCTGCAACTGGATACAGTATTGGGACCAGACAATCGGCTGCTGCCCCTGATGCAGGATCTGGTGGAATCGTCCCTTGCTTCCGTCCTCGCCCCCGTCTAG
- the ftsH gene encoding ATP-dependent zinc metalloprotease FtsH: protein MKFSWKTLLLGAIPLILIGVLLWQSLPSGSPRGETANTATAAMAYTDFLSAIEQGKVEKVDILDGGRVAIATLPDPSIPDTAPQRFRVNLPLSDLNDLYATLRSKNVDFAAQPPSNNGAFLGILGNLFFPILLLGGLFLLLRRSSNSSGPGQAMNFGKSKARFQMEAKTGVKFDDVAGIDEAKEELQEVVQFLKRPERFTAVGAKIPKGVLLVGPPGTGKTLLAKAIAGEAGVPFFSISGSEFVEMFVGVGASRVRDLFKKAKENAPCIVFIDEIDAVGRQRGAGIGGGNDEREQTLNQLLVEMDGFEGNTGIIIIAATNRPDVLDAAILRPGRFDRQITVDRPDMAGRLEVLKVHARNKKLAADIDLDVIARRTPGFAGADLANLLNEAAILAARRRQNEITMRDIDDATDRVIAGLEKQPLVDSKKKRLIAYHEVGHALVGTLLPDHDPVQKVTIIPRGRAGGLTWFTPSEEQMLITRNQLLARIKGALGGRAAEEVVFGDDEVTTGASSDLMQISNLARQMVTRFGMSDLGLLSLTGGGEVFLGRDLMQRSDMSEDVSALVDEQVRNIVKRCHTETVELLTRYRSLMDRIVDLLLEKETIDGDELRRLVSEVVEIPMKEQTVPALSS, encoded by the coding sequence ATGAAATTTTCCTGGAAGACCCTTTTGCTGGGGGCGATCCCGCTCATTTTGATCGGGGTGCTGTTGTGGCAGAGCCTGCCGAGCGGTTCGCCGCGCGGCGAGACAGCGAACACGGCGACCGCCGCCATGGCCTACACCGATTTTCTCAGCGCCATCGAGCAGGGCAAGGTCGAAAAAGTCGATATTCTCGACGGTGGCCGGGTGGCGATTGCGACGCTGCCCGATCCGAGCATTCCGGATACGGCTCCGCAGCGCTTCCGGGTGAATCTGCCCCTTTCGGACCTCAACGATCTCTACGCCACCCTGCGCAGCAAGAACGTAGACTTTGCTGCCCAGCCGCCGAGCAACAACGGCGCTTTTTTGGGCATCCTGGGCAACCTGTTCTTCCCGATCTTGCTGTTGGGCGGACTGTTTTTGCTGCTGCGCCGCTCCAGTAACAGCAGCGGCCCCGGTCAGGCGATGAACTTCGGTAAGTCCAAGGCCCGCTTCCAGATGGAGGCCAAGACCGGCGTCAAATTCGACGATGTAGCCGGTATCGACGAAGCCAAAGAAGAACTGCAGGAAGTGGTCCAGTTCCTCAAGCGTCCCGAGCGCTTCACGGCGGTCGGGGCCAAGATTCCCAAGGGCGTGCTTCTCGTCGGTCCTCCCGGCACCGGCAAGACGCTGCTCGCCAAGGCGATCGCCGGTGAGGCGGGGGTGCCCTTCTTCTCGATCTCTGGTTCTGAATTTGTCGAGATGTTCGTGGGCGTCGGTGCCAGCCGCGTGCGCGACCTGTTCAAAAAAGCCAAAGAAAACGCTCCCTGCATCGTATTTATCGACGAAATCGACGCCGTAGGCCGCCAGCGCGGTGCCGGTATTGGCGGCGGCAACGACGAGCGCGAGCAGACCCTCAACCAGTTACTGGTCGAGATGGACGGCTTCGAGGGCAACACCGGCATCATCATCATCGCCGCCACCAACCGCCCCGACGTGCTCGATGCGGCGATCCTGCGTCCTGGCCGCTTTGATCGGCAGATCACCGTCGATCGGCCCGACATGGCAGGTCGGCTGGAGGTACTCAAAGTCCACGCCCGCAACAAAAAATTAGCAGCCGACATCGACCTTGATGTCATTGCCCGCCGCACCCCCGGCTTTGCCGGTGCGGACCTGGCGAACCTGCTCAACGAGGCCGCCATCCTCGCCGCCCGCCGTCGCCAGAACGAAATCACGATGCGCGACATCGACGACGCCACCGACCGGGTGATCGCCGGCCTCGAAAAGCAACCCCTCGTCGATAGCAAGAAGAAGCGGCTCATCGCCTACCACGAAGTCGGCCACGCCCTGGTGGGCACGCTGCTGCCCGACCACGATCCCGTGCAGAAGGTGACGATCATCCCCCGAGGACGGGCCGGTGGCCTCACCTGGTTCACGCCCTCCGAGGAGCAGATGCTCATCACCCGCAACCAGCTTCTCGCCCGGATCAAGGGCGCTCTCGGCGGTCGGGCCGCCGAGGAGGTGGTCTTTGGCGACGACGAGGTGACCACGGGCGCTTCCTCGGACTTGATGCAGATCTCCAATCTGGCCCGCCAGATGGTGACGCGCTTTGGCATGTCCGATCTGGGCCTGCTCTCCCTCACCGGCGGCGGCGAGGTCTTTTTGGGCCGCGACCTGATGCAGCGCTCGGATATGTCCGAAGATGTTTCAGCCCTCGTAGACGAGCAGGTGCGCAACATCGTCAAGCGCTGCCACACCGAGACGGTCGAGTTGCTCACCCGCTACCGCTCACTGATGGACCGGATCGTCGATCTGCTGCTCGAAAAGGAGACGATCGACGGCGACGAGTTGCGCCGGTTGGTGAGCGAAGTGGTCGAAATTCCGATGAAGGAGCAGACCGTACCGGCTCTCAGTTCCTGA